A genomic region of Eucalyptus grandis isolate ANBG69807.140 chromosome 5, ASM1654582v1, whole genome shotgun sequence contains the following coding sequences:
- the LOC104443675 gene encoding O-fucosyltransferase 29 — MGSAKPCWKLSPWSLLLQQQSNGVGGGGNGGGGNGGKCGDPKQVFWKSAAKRRRVSWSIVCGVMLFGLGLISLFTGHVASDLEWWNSQRLGKRSLYSKLDGGHRAPIDIWKSKDAKFFRGCSQRGSHFSAAVRERQSNGYLLIATSGGLNQQRTGITDAVVVARILNATLVVPELDHHSYWKDDSDFVNIFDVDWFISSLSKDVTIVKRVPDKFMRTMEKPPYTMRVPRKSAPEYYLDQVLPILLRRRVVQLTKFDYRLASNLDDELQKLRCRVNYHALRFTNPIIGLGQRLVTTMRKMAKRYIAIHLRFEPDMLAFSGCYYGGGDKERYELGEIRKRWTTLPDLSPEGERKRGKCPLTPHEVGLMLRALGFSNDTYIYVASGEIYGGEKTLQPLRELFPNFYTKEMLANDDLKPFLPFSSRLAAIDYIVCDESDVFVTNNNGNMAKILAGRRRYMGHKRTIRPNAKKLSPLFLARNQMDWDTFSKKVKSYQRGFMGEPDELRLGRAEFHEYPTSCICEKRSSEDDFGKDGDHSSKQQILEKEPNVLAQYAQES, encoded by the exons ATGGGCTCGGCGAAGCCGTGCTGGAAGTTGAGCCCCTGGTCCTTGTTACTGCAGCAACAGAGCaacggcgtcggcggcggcgggaacGGCGGCGGGGGGAACGGCGGGAAGTGCGGCGATCCGAAGCAGGTGTTCTGGAAATCGGCGGCGAAGAGGAGGAGGGTGTCGTGGTCGATCGTGTGCGGGGTGATGCTCTTCGGGCTGGGGTTGATTTCGCTGTTCACGGGTCACGTGGCCTCTGATCTCGAGTGGTGGAACTCCCAGCGGCTGGGCAAGAGGAGCTTGTACTCCAAGCTG GACGGGGGTCACCGTGCCCCGATTGATATATGGAAGTCGAAAGATGCAAAGTTCTTCCGTGGATGCAGTCAGAGGGGTTCTCATTTCTCAG CTGCTGTCCGTGAGCGACAATCAAATGGTTATCTGCTAATTGCAACTAGTGGGGGGCTTAATCAGCAGAGAACAGGA ATAACAGATGCTGTAGTTGTTGCACGAATTCTTAACGCAACGCTGGTAGTTCCTGAGCTGGATCATCATTCGTATTGGAAAGATGATAG TGATTTTGTCAACATCTTTGATGTAGATTGGTTTATCTCCTCCCTCTCGAAAGATGTTACTATTGTCAAAAGAGTACCTGATAAGTTTATGCGAACAATGGAGAAACCACCATATACCATGCGTGTTCCGAGGAAATCTGCCCCTGAATATTATTTAGATCAAGTTCTTCCCATTCTCTTGAGGAGACGA GTTGtgcaattgacaaaatttgatTACAGACTTGCAAGTAACCTTGACGATGAGCTGCAAAAACTGCGTTGCCGAGTGAACTATCATGCACTGAGATTTACAAATCCGATTATAGGACTTGGTCAGAGACTTGTAACAACAATGAGAAAGATGGCTAAACGTTACATTGCAATTCACCTGAG GTTTGAACCTGATATGCTAGCATTTTCTGGGTGCTACTATGGTGGTGGAGATAAGGAGAGATATGAGCTTGGTGAAATAAGGAAACGATGGACAACTTTACCT GATTTGAGCCCTGAGGGAGAAAGAAAGCGGGGAAAGTGTCCACTTACTCCTCATGAGGTGGGATTGATGCTGCGAGCTCTTGGTTTTTCAAATGATACATACATCTATGTTGCATCTGGAGAAATATATGGCGGCGAAAAGACTCTGCAGCCTCTCAGAGAactctttccaaatttttatacAAAGGAGATGCTTGCAAATGATGATCTGAAACCCTTCCTACCATTTTCTTCCCGATTGGCCGCAATTGACTACATTGTCTGTGATGAGAGTGACGTCTTTGTCACAAATAATAATGGCAATATGGCCAAAATTCTTGCGGGTAGAAG GAGGTACATGGGACACAAGAGGACTATCCGACCAAATGCAAAGAAGCTCAGTCCATTGTTCTTGGCAAGGAATCAGATGGATTGGGatacattttcaaaaaaggTGAAGTCATATCAGAGAGGGTTCATGGGTGAGCCCGATGAACTGAGACTAGGGCGAGCTGAATTTCATGAGTACCCAACCTCTTGTATCTGTGAGAAACGGTCCAGTGAGGATGACTTTGGAAAAGATGGAGATCATAGTTCAAAGCAACAGATCTTAGAAAAGGAGCCAAATGTTCTAGCTCAGTATGCGCAAGAATCATGA
- the LOC104445965 gene encoding uncharacterized protein LOC104445965: MDGLNAVGSEVGVGKQEGGSSCAHTCLHAQHRRSKSTSDRNSDVSRGQIQHSQRGKNATLVSPLSTRALEVRSPLLEPFIYSGKITTSSHRASLEKDIEQLQLRLQQEKSMRLTLERAMGRASSTLSPGHRHVASKTNELVSEIELLEQEVASREEHVLSLYRSIFDQCASRPPSKQSSGVASPAHTKQAPRKHPSIISSAFCSTKKFPLRPLQPLTSTDDCVKKPSRRSHALPPTGKSETHFGKATSNTTKVQLAGRNSVLRMLKDHLYECPSKLSEEMVRCMAAIYCWLHRNTSMDPKKIRSTMLSGSSTSVTLPRCGSKEQQFCSSKSTVEISCLTTDKRELSRAAYTINNYRILVEQLEKVNVGQMEDNAQTAFWINVYNSLVMHAYLAYGIPRSSLRRLALFHKAAYNIGGTIVSASAMEQSIFCFRTPRIGRWLETMVSAALRKRSGEERQMISSKYGYTSSQPLICFALCNGAASDPVLKVYTGSNLKAELEAARREFLQANVCVKKSKAFLPKVLEKFAREASISTDDLLSWVIENVDKKLQDMIQKSIDHKANRKASQIIEWVPYSSRFQYIFSKDLTEKPW; the protein is encoded by the exons TACTTCTGATAGGAATTCAGATGTTTCAAGAGGTCAAATTCAGCATTCGCAAAGAGGCAAGAATGCAACACTG GTGTCACCTCTTTCTACGAGGGCCCTTGAAGTGCGAAGTCCCCTTCTTGAACCCTTCATTTATAGCGGCAAAATTAccacatcaagtcaccgagcgtCCTTGGAGAAAGAT ATTGAGCAGCTGCAGTTACGTTTGCAGCAAGAGAAATCTATGCGGCTTACACTTGAGAGGGCAATGGGCAGGGCATCTAGTACGTTATCTCCAGGACATAGACATGTTGCTTCTAAG ACTAATGAACTAGTTTCCGAAATTGAATTGCTGGAGCAAGAGGTCGCCAGCAGGGAAGAGCACGTTCTCTCACTCTACAGGAGCATATTTGACCAGTGTGCGAGTCGACCTCCTTCCAAGCAAAGTTCAGGGGTTGCTTCTCCAGCTCATACAAAGCAGGCACCTAGAAAGCATCCAAGCATAATATCAAGTGCATTTTGTTCCACAAAAAAGTTCCCGCTGCGACCTTTGCAACCACTGACCTCTACTGATGATTGTGTGAAAAAACCTTCAAGGAGAAGTCATGCTCTGCCACCGACTGGCAAAAGTGAAACTCATTTTGGAAAGGCTACTTCCAACACAACAAAG GTCCAGCTGGCAGGGAGAAATTCGGTGTTGCGCATGCTGAAAGATCATCTATACGAGTGCCCAAGCAAGTTGTCGGAAGAGATGGTCAGGTGCATGGCTGCCATATACTGCTGGCTTCACAGAAATACGTCTATGGATCCTAAGAAAATCCGATCAACAATGTTGTCAGGGTCATCTACCAGCGTTACTCTTCCTCGATGTGGCAGCAAAGAGCAGCAATTCTGTTCTTCCAAGTCCACAGTGGAGATTTCTTGTCTAACAACTGATAAGCGGGAGTTGTCCCGTGCAGCTTACACTATAAACAACTATCG GATCTTAGTTGAACAGCTTGAAAAAGTGAATGTTGGCCAGATGGAGGATAATGCACAAACTGCATTTTGGATCAACGTGTACAACTCTCTTGTCATGCAT GCCTACTTAGCCTATGGAATCCCACGCAGCTCTCTGAGGAGATTAGCTTTGTTTCACAAG GCTGCGTACAACATTGGTGGTACTATCGTAAGTGCAAGTGCCATGGAGCAATCAATATTTTGCTTTCGCACTCCTAGGATAGGACGG TGGCTGGAGACCATGGTGTCTGCTGCCTTGAGGAAAAGATCTGGAGAGGAAAGGCAAATGATCAGCTCAAAATATGGTTACACGAGCTCCCAACCCCTTATCTGCTTTGCCCTCTGCAATGGAGCTGCTTCTGATCCTGTG CTAAAAGTCTACACGGGATCAAACCTTAAGGCAGAGCTGGAAGCAGCAAGAAGAGAATTTCTTCAAGCAAACGTATGCGTGAAAAAGTCGAAGGCGTTTCTGCCTAAGGTGCTTGAGAAATTCGCGAGGGAAGCTTCTATTAGCACGGATGATCTTCTAAGCTGGGTTATCGAAAATGTGGATAAGAAACTGCAGGACATGATACAAAAGTCCATCGATCATAAAGCCAACAGGAAGGCATCTCAGATCATAGAGTGGGTACCCTACAGCTCAAGATTTCAGTACATATTCTCAAAGGATTTGACTGAAAAACCGTGGTGA